One window of the Roseovarius sp. THAF9 genome contains the following:
- the zwf gene encoding glucose-6-phosphate dehydrogenase, whose product MVSRVIPVDPFDLVIFGGTGDLAQRKILPGLFRRFRAGQMGDNARVIGAARSDMDAAAYREFAREAVMEFEPEAAKDSEHLDSFLQQLDYVTIDARGEAGWSELTSMLRDDQIRAFYFSVAPSLFGDLADRLHEYGMDCPNCRIVVEKPFGRDLETAKALNATIAEYFDEHQIYRIDHYLGKETVQNLMAIRFGNTLFEPLWNSQYVDHIQITVAEDVGVGGRGDYYDRSGAMRDMMQNHIMQLLCLIAMEPPAKFDPDSVRDEKLKVIRALDPVAPEDAVRGQYEGSGQSGSYRNEVGNRDSMTESFVALRATISNWRWAGTPFYLRTGKRLRERASEIAVVFKDAPHSIFGADAGRHRNILTIKLQPNEGIELGVTIKEPGPGGMRLVDVPLDMTFAEALGPEEADFPDAYERLIMDVIRGNQTLFMRGDEVEAAWAWIDPIIALWEDSGRAPHTYATGSSGPDDALMLMHRDGRRWREIRA is encoded by the coding sequence ATGGTATCTCGCGTCATTCCGGTCGATCCCTTTGACCTCGTGATCTTCGGGGGCACGGGGGATTTGGCGCAGCGCAAGATCCTGCCCGGCCTGTTCCGCCGGTTCCGGGCGGGCCAGATGGGCGACAATGCCCGCGTGATCGGTGCAGCGCGCAGCGACATGGACGCTGCCGCTTATCGAGAGTTCGCCCGCGAAGCCGTGATGGAGTTCGAGCCAGAGGCCGCGAAAGACAGCGAGCATCTCGACAGCTTCCTGCAACAGCTCGACTATGTGACGATCGATGCCCGCGGCGAAGCCGGTTGGTCCGAGCTGACTTCCATGCTGCGCGATGACCAGATTCGCGCCTTTTACTTTTCCGTCGCGCCCAGCCTGTTCGGGGATCTTGCCGACAGGCTGCACGAATACGGCATGGACTGCCCGAACTGCCGGATCGTGGTGGAAAAACCCTTCGGCCGCGACCTCGAAACGGCCAAGGCGCTGAACGCAACCATCGCTGAGTATTTTGACGAGCATCAGATCTACCGGATCGATCACTACCTCGGCAAGGAAACGGTGCAGAATCTCATGGCGATACGCTTTGGCAACACTCTGTTCGAGCCGCTGTGGAACAGCCAGTATGTCGATCACATACAAATTACCGTGGCCGAGGACGTGGGCGTAGGCGGGCGCGGAGATTACTACGACCGCTCTGGCGCGATGCGGGACATGATGCAGAACCATATCATGCAGTTGTTGTGCCTGATCGCAATGGAGCCGCCGGCCAAGTTTGACCCAGACTCGGTGCGCGATGAAAAGCTCAAAGTGATCCGCGCGCTGGATCCCGTTGCGCCCGAGGACGCCGTGCGGGGCCAGTACGAAGGCAGCGGCCAATCCGGCAGCTATCGCAACGAGGTCGGCAACCGCGACAGCATGACCGAAAGCTTCGTGGCCCTGCGCGCCACGATCAGCAATTGGCGTTGGGCCGGTACGCCGTTTTACCTGCGCACGGGCAAGCGCCTGCGCGAAAGAGCCAGCGAGATCGCCGTGGTCTTCAAGGACGCGCCGCACTCCATCTTCGGCGCCGACGCGGGACGACACCGCAACATCCTGACGATCAAGCTGCAACCCAACGAGGGGATCGAGCTGGGCGTGACCATCAAGGAGCCGGGGCCGGGCGGTATGCGATTGGTGGACGTGCCGCTCGACATGACCTTCGCCGAGGCACTGGGGCCCGAAGAGGCTGATTTCCCCGATGCCTACGAGCGTCTGATCATGGACGTGATCCGCGGCAACCAGACGCTGTTCATGCGCGGCGACGAGGTTGAGGCCGCCTGGGCCTGGATCGACCCTATCATTGCGCTTTGGGAAGACTCCGGCCGCGCGCCGCATACATACGCCACGGGAAGTTCGGGACCCGATGACGCGCTGATGCTAATGCACCGCGACGGGCGCCGCTGGCGGGAGATACGAGCATGA